From the Priestia aryabhattai genome, one window contains:
- a CDS encoding CBO0543 family protein, whose protein sequence is MDKRIENFWRVRSLQDKIAELDIKYWLHDEFLTGSWWLLLVFLILPWIIWSIFLNRKQILEILLFGTFIIIITFLLDLIGIMFRFWGYITQFLPIYPGALPFDFSMVPVTFMFLYQYFRTWRSFIVSLICMASAFSFIGEPFSIWAHLVIYIKWKYIYSFIYYIVIGIIVRACVEKLVAISKSQRLLQ, encoded by the coding sequence ATGGATAAAAGGATAGAGAATTTTTGGAGAGTCAGGTCCTTACAAGATAAAATAGCAGAATTAGATATAAAGTATTGGTTACACGATGAATTTTTAACAGGAAGCTGGTGGTTGCTTCTTGTTTTTCTTATTCTTCCTTGGATCATTTGGAGTATCTTTTTAAACCGTAAACAAATCCTTGAAATCTTATTGTTTGGTACCTTCATTATCATCATTACATTTCTTCTAGATCTTATTGGAATTATGTTTCGTTTCTGGGGGTACATTACGCAATTCCTACCCATTTATCCTGGCGCTTTACCTTTTGATTTCAGCATGGTTCCAGTTACGTTCATGTTTTTGTATCAATATTTTAGAACCTGGAGATCCTTTATTGTTTCACTTATATGTATGGCTAGTGCATTTTCTTTTATTGGTGAACCTTTTTCTATATGGGCGCATCTTGTCATCTATATAAAATGGAAATATATATACTCTTTTATTTATTATATTGTAATTGGAATTATAGTAAGAGCTTGTGTTGAAAAATTAGTTGCTATCTCTAAGTCCCAGCGATTATTACAGTAA
- a CDS encoding IS6 family transposase, with protein sequence MEKQNLFKWKHYQPDLILLTVRWYLRYNLSFRDLIEMMEERGLSMGHTTIMRWVHQYGPELNERVRRHLKSTNDSWRVDETYVKIKGQWMYLYRAVDSEGNTIDFYLSESRDKRAAKRFFRKALALSHVSMPRVITVDKNPAYPIAIQELKEEKQMPEGIQLRQVQYLNNIVEQDHRFIKKRIRPMLGLKSLRTAKQIIAGIEAMHMIKKGQTLQREKSVQNQIQFIYLLFGIAV encoded by the coding sequence ATAGAAAAGCAGAATTTATTTAAGTGGAAACATTATCAGCCGGACCTTATTTTGCTAACAGTCAGATGGTACCTACGGTACAACCTCAGTTTTCGTGATTTAATCGAAATGATGGAAGAACGAGGTTTATCTATGGGTCATACAACCATCATGCGCTGGGTTCATCAGTATGGTCCTGAATTAAATGAGCGAGTACGGCGTCATCTTAAGTCAACTAATGATTCTTGGAGAGTTGATGAAACCTATGTAAAAATTAAAGGTCAATGGATGTATCTGTATCGTGCCGTTGATTCAGAAGGAAATACGATTGATTTTTATTTAAGTGAATCAAGAGATAAACGAGCAGCCAAGCGCTTTTTTAGGAAAGCCTTGGCTTTATCACACGTTTCTATGCCTCGTGTGATAACAGTAGATAAGAACCCGGCTTATCCCATTGCCATCCAAGAGTTAAAAGAAGAAAAGCAGATGCCTGAAGGCATCCAACTAAGGCAAGTCCAATATCTTAATAATATCGTCGAGCAGGATCATCGCTTTATCAAAAAACGTATTCGCCCGATGCTTGGATTAAAGTCCTTACGGACTGCCAAACAGATTATTGCAGGAATAGAGGCTATGCACATGATCAAAAAAGGACAAACTCTCCAAAGGGAGAAGTCTGTCCAAAATCAAATACAGTTCATTTATCTATTATTTGGAATAGCTGTATAA